One Rhodoferax ferrireducens T118 DNA segment encodes these proteins:
- the torT gene encoding TMAO reductase system periplasmic protein TorT: MKKISAPTLFAGVLLTASFAAPAANWYPYAAEQTEPAFSDTGVKKPIDYSPLPKASKKWKLCVSFPHMKDAYWLGVDYGVVEEAKRLGVSAQVLEAGGYTNLNKQISQIEDCVAGGGQAVVIGGISADGLVNLVKSLKAKNIPTVDVINGINSPDLTAKSLVSFYTMGQEAGAYLAKKHPAGSAKAVVAWFPGPAGAGWVEAANKGFAEAVKGSSLEVMAPIYGDTGKEVQAKLVEDALQSNPAIRYIAGTAVTAEVSQGIVRARNLKDKVQVISFYLTPDVYAGIEKGTIMASPADAMVIQGRIAIDQAVRALEGKDLIKHVGPKIVTIDKANLKQIRRDDVLPPASFKPLFEVK, translated from the coding sequence ATGAAAAAAATATCCGCACCCACCCTGTTCGCCGGTGTCTTGTTGACGGCCTCCTTCGCGGCCCCAGCGGCGAATTGGTACCCCTATGCGGCAGAGCAGACAGAGCCCGCGTTCTCTGACACAGGTGTGAAAAAACCGATCGACTACAGCCCGCTGCCCAAAGCATCAAAAAAATGGAAGCTCTGCGTTTCATTTCCCCACATGAAAGATGCCTACTGGCTGGGTGTTGACTACGGTGTGGTTGAGGAAGCCAAGCGTCTTGGTGTGTCGGCTCAGGTACTCGAAGCCGGTGGTTATACCAACTTGAACAAGCAAATTTCGCAAATTGAGGATTGCGTCGCCGGCGGCGGTCAGGCCGTGGTTATTGGCGGTATTTCTGCGGACGGCCTGGTCAATCTGGTCAAGTCACTCAAAGCCAAAAACATCCCAACCGTCGATGTCATCAACGGCATCAATTCTCCCGACCTGACCGCAAAGTCGCTTGTGTCCTTCTACACGATGGGACAAGAGGCGGGCGCCTATTTGGCCAAAAAGCATCCCGCCGGAAGCGCCAAGGCTGTCGTCGCGTGGTTTCCTGGACCCGCTGGCGCTGGTTGGGTGGAAGCCGCCAACAAAGGTTTCGCTGAGGCTGTCAAGGGCAGTTCCCTGGAAGTGATGGCCCCGATCTATGGTGATACAGGCAAGGAAGTCCAAGCCAAGTTGGTTGAGGACGCCTTGCAGTCGAACCCCGCCATCCGCTATATCGCAGGCACAGCAGTCACCGCCGAAGTGAGCCAAGGCATCGTGCGCGCGCGCAACCTGAAAGACAAAGTGCAAGTGATTTCGTTTTATTTGACCCCCGACGTCTACGCCGGCATTGAAAAGGGCACGATCATGGCGTCTCCCGCTGACGCCATGGTGATTCAAGGGCGCATAGCGATCGATCAAGCGGTGCGTGCCCTGGAAGGCAAGGACCTGATCAAGCACGTGGGGCCCAAGATTGTCACGATCGACAAAGCCAACTTGAAGCAGATTCGCCGTGATGATGTCTTGCCACCGGCATCGTTCAAGCCATTGTTTGAAGTCAAATAG
- a CDS encoding UbiX family flavin prenyltransferase, with product MKRVIVAISGASGAVYGVRLLQMLRGMQGVQTHLTVSEAGWLNVQQELDMARAEVEALADVVYPVQNVGAAIASGSFQCDGMVVAPCAMRTLAAVALGLSDNLITRAADVMLKERRRLILMVRETPLNLAHLRNMTSVTEMGGIIFPPVPGFYHRPQSINEMVDHSVSRVIDLLGLPQPDATRWTGLAS from the coding sequence TTGAAGCGCGTCATCGTCGCCATCTCGGGTGCCAGCGGCGCCGTTTATGGTGTGCGCTTGTTGCAGATGTTGCGTGGCATGCAGGGCGTGCAAACCCACTTGACGGTGTCCGAGGCCGGTTGGCTCAACGTGCAACAGGAGCTGGACATGGCGCGCGCCGAGGTGGAGGCCCTGGCCGACGTGGTTTACCCGGTGCAAAACGTGGGTGCAGCGATTGCCAGCGGCTCGTTTCAATGTGACGGCATGGTGGTGGCGCCCTGCGCCATGCGCACGCTGGCCGCCGTGGCGCTCGGCCTGTCCGACAACCTGATCACGCGCGCGGCTGACGTGATGCTCAAAGAACGGCGCCGTTTGATTTTGATGGTGCGTGAAACCCCCCTGAACCTGGCGCACCTGCGCAACATGACCAGCGTGACCGAGATGGGCGGCATCATCTTCCCACCCGTGCCCGGCTTCTATCACCGCCCACAGTCAATCAACGAGATGGTGGATCACAGCGTGAGCCGGGTCATTGATTTGCTGGGTCTGCCGCAACCCGACGCGACGCGCTGGACGGGCCTGGCCTCGTAG
- a CDS encoding acetyl-CoA carboxylase yields the protein MAEIISPLPGTFYRRPAPDAPNYKQVGDSVAIDEVIGLVEVMKMFNEVRAEVSGKVVRYTIDNEDPVEAGQVLMIIE from the coding sequence ATGGCTGAAATTATTTCCCCTCTCCCCGGCACGTTCTATAGGCGACCCGCCCCGGATGCACCCAACTACAAACAAGTCGGAGACAGCGTTGCAATCGATGAGGTGATCGGCTTGGTTGAGGTGATGAAGATGTTCAACGAAGTTCGCGCTGAAGTCAGCGGCAAGGTGGTGCGCTACACGATTGACAACGAAGACCCGGTTGAAGCCGGACAAGTCTTGATGATCATTGAATAG
- the ubiD gene encoding 4-hydroxy-3-polyprenylbenzoate decarboxylase: MAYRDLRDFITQLEHLGELKRVQAEVSPYLEMTALCDRTLRAGGPALLFENPTGHNTPVLGNLFGTTRRVALGMGVNDVSELRQFGHVLASLKEPEAPKGFKELMGLGSLVKTLWAMAPKELRSAPCQEIIWEGADVDLARLPIQHCWPGDVAPLITWGLVITQGPHKARQNLGIYRQQVLARNKVIMRWLAQRGGALDFKEHAALNPGQPYPVCVALGADPATILGAVTPVPDSLSEYQFAGLLRGSRTELVKALGSELRVPAFAEIVLEGHIYPDATHASGFEHALEGPFGDHTGYYNEQDWFPVFTIDRITQRRDPIYHSTYTGKPPDEPAMLALALNELFVPLLQRQYPEITDFYLPPEGCSYRLAVVQIKKSYPGHARRVMFGIWSFLRQFMYTKFIVVVDDDVNIRDWKDVIWAITTRVDPTRDTLLADSTPIDYLDFASPVSGLGSKMGLDATNKWPGETSREWGRPLTMSADVTARVEQVWQTLGL, from the coding sequence ATGGCCTACCGCGACCTCAGAGACTTCATCACCCAACTGGAACACCTGGGCGAACTCAAGCGCGTCCAGGCCGAGGTTTCGCCTTATCTGGAGATGACCGCCCTGTGCGACCGCACCTTGCGCGCGGGCGGCCCGGCCTTGCTGTTTGAAAACCCCACCGGCCACAACACGCCGGTGCTGGGCAACCTGTTTGGCACGACACGCCGCGTCGCTTTGGGCATGGGCGTAAACGACGTGAGTGAGCTGCGCCAGTTTGGCCACGTGCTGGCCAGTCTCAAGGAGCCCGAAGCCCCCAAAGGTTTCAAGGAGCTGATGGGCCTGGGCAGCCTGGTCAAAACCCTGTGGGCCATGGCTCCCAAAGAACTGCGTAGCGCACCGTGCCAGGAAATTATCTGGGAAGGGGCGGACGTCGATTTGGCAAGGCTGCCGATTCAACATTGCTGGCCCGGCGATGTAGCCCCGCTGATCACCTGGGGCCTGGTGATCACCCAAGGCCCGCACAAGGCACGACAAAACCTGGGCATTTACCGCCAACAGGTACTGGCCCGCAACAAGGTCATCATGCGCTGGTTGGCCCAGCGCGGTGGCGCGCTGGATTTCAAAGAGCACGCGGCCCTGAACCCCGGCCAGCCCTACCCGGTCTGCGTGGCCCTGGGTGCCGACCCGGCCACGATTCTGGGAGCGGTCACGCCGGTGCCCGACTCTTTGAGCGAATACCAGTTTGCCGGGTTGCTGCGTGGCAGCCGCACCGAGCTGGTCAAAGCCCTGGGCAGCGAGCTGCGCGTACCCGCCTTTGCCGAAATCGTGCTCGAAGGCCACATCTACCCGGACGCCACGCACGCCAGCGGTTTCGAGCACGCGCTGGAAGGCCCGTTTGGCGACCACACCGGTTATTACAACGAACAGGACTGGTTTCCGGTCTTCACCATCGACCGCATCACGCAGCGTCGCGACCCCATTTACCACTCGACTTACACCGGCAAACCGCCCGATGAGCCCGCCATGCTGGCGCTGGCTTTGAACGAGCTGTTTGTGCCGTTGCTGCAACGCCAATACCCCGAGATCACCGACTTCTATCTGCCGCCCGAGGGCTGCAGTTACCGCCTGGCCGTGGTGCAGATCAAGAAGTCCTACCCCGGCCACGCGCGCCGTGTCATGTTTGGCATCTGGAGCTTTCTGCGCCAGTTCATGTACACCAAGTTCATCGTGGTGGTCGATGACGACGTCAACATCCGTGACTGGAAGGACGTGATCTGGGCCATCACCACCCGGGTCGACCCGACACGCGACACGCTCCTGGCCGACAGCACACCGATTGACTACCTGGACTTTGCCTCACCGGTGAGCGGCCTGGGCAGCAAGATGGGGCTGGATGCCACCAACAAATGGCCGGGCGAGACCAGCCGGGAATGGGGCCGGCCATTGACCATGAGTGCCGACGTCACGGCCAGGGTGGAGCAGGTTTGGCAGACGCTGGGACTGTGA
- a CDS encoding 5-oxoprolinase subunit B family protein — MSLPPARYSFGGDEHIFVELNHEMSLEAFFKGMSITNAIAQRKIAGVTEICPANASYQVRFDPDLMAPDKLMEILKSIEIELGDGALELNTRIIEIPVFYNDPWTNETQQRFRERHQDPTSTDLEYGARVNGYANVDAFIAAHAASPWFVSMVGFVAGLPFMFQMVERTKQIQVPKYLRPRTDTPKLTIGHGGCFGCIYSVRGAGGYQMFGITPAPIFDPQQSLPYVKDFMVFFRPGDIVKFKPINRSEYDAALTKVQDGSFDLRIREVKFSLQDFVKDPSAYNQQLTETLYGN; from the coding sequence ATGTCACTCCCTCCTGCACGATATTCATTTGGCGGCGACGAACACATTTTCGTGGAACTCAACCACGAGATGTCGCTGGAAGCGTTCTTCAAAGGCATGTCAATCACCAATGCCATTGCGCAGCGAAAGATTGCCGGCGTGACTGAAATTTGTCCGGCCAATGCTTCCTATCAGGTCCGTTTTGACCCCGATCTGATGGCACCTGACAAGTTGATGGAGATTTTGAAATCAATTGAAATCGAGTTGGGCGACGGTGCGCTGGAACTCAATACCCGCATCATCGAGATTCCCGTCTTTTACAACGACCCCTGGACCAACGAAACGCAACAGCGTTTTCGTGAAAGGCATCAGGACCCCACTTCAACCGACCTCGAATATGGCGCACGCGTCAATGGCTACGCGAATGTAGACGCGTTCATCGCGGCGCATGCGGCATCGCCCTGGTTTGTCTCCATGGTTGGCTTTGTGGCGGGGCTGCCATTCATGTTTCAGATGGTTGAACGTACCAAGCAGATTCAGGTTCCCAAATATCTCAGACCACGCACCGACACACCCAAACTCACGATTGGGCACGGCGGCTGCTTTGGCTGTATCTATTCTGTGCGCGGTGCGGGGGGCTATCAAATGTTTGGCATCACCCCGGCGCCCATTTTTGATCCGCAGCAAAGCCTGCCGTATGTCAAAGACTTCATGGTGTTTTTCCGCCCTGGAGACATTGTCAAATTCAAGCCCATCAACCGGTCTGAGTACGACGCTGCACTGACAAAAGTGCAGGACGGAAGCTTCGACTTGCGCATCCGTGAGGTGAAGTTTTCACTGCAGGACTTTGTTAAAGATCCGAGCGCTTACAACCAACAATTGACGGAGACTTTGTATGGCAATTAA
- a CDS encoding 5-oxoprolinase subunit PxpA, whose protein sequence is MKRVMDLNSDMGEGFGPWSIGEGADEAIMSQISSANIATGFHAGDPNIMQRMVSYAKQYGVGIGAHPGFRDLVGFGRRDIKASSSELLNDVIYQTGALREFAHWQGVRLQHVKLHGALYMRAAVDEEFSIALIKALQEIEPSLYLYCMEASVTYQVAKRMGHPVVREFYGDRNYDKTGSIVFTRQVGQLDPATVAARALRACTHGVVRTVEGEDIAIDFDSICIHSDTPGALALIKATKNALTSNGIKIASLSEVVPR, encoded by the coding sequence ATGAAAAGAGTGATGGATTTGAATTCGGACATGGGGGAGGGCTTTGGCCCATGGAGTATCGGAGAGGGTGCAGACGAAGCCATCATGAGTCAGATCAGTTCCGCCAACATCGCAACCGGTTTTCACGCTGGCGACCCGAACATCATGCAGCGAATGGTGTCCTATGCCAAACAATATGGGGTGGGTATTGGTGCACACCCAGGTTTTCGTGATTTGGTTGGATTTGGCCGGCGCGACATAAAGGCATCCAGCAGCGAACTGCTCAACGACGTCATTTACCAAACGGGCGCATTGCGCGAATTTGCGCACTGGCAAGGCGTGCGCTTGCAGCACGTCAAATTGCATGGCGCACTCTACATGCGCGCAGCAGTCGATGAAGAGTTTTCAATTGCCCTGATCAAAGCCCTGCAAGAGATTGAACCCAGCTTGTATCTGTACTGCATGGAAGCCTCGGTCACTTACCAAGTGGCCAAAAGAATGGGGCACCCGGTTGTGCGCGAGTTCTATGGCGACCGTAACTACGACAAAACCGGCTCCATTGTGTTCACGCGTCAGGTTGGACAACTTGACCCGGCCACCGTCGCCGCCAGGGCGCTGCGCGCCTGCACCCACGGGGTAGTTCGAACGGTTGAAGGCGAAGACATCGCCATAGATTTTGACTCCATCTGCATTCACAGTGACACACCAGGTGCGCTGGCCCTGATCAAGGCCACAAAAAATGCATTGACCAGCAACGGCATAAAGATTGCGTCGTTGTCAGAAGTTGTGCCACGCTGA
- a CDS encoding biotin-dependent carboxyltransferase family protein, which yields MAIKVLQPGLATTVQDAGRIGYYHLGIPLSGALDQYSFRAANLLVGNSEDAATLEITMLGPKLEFMHDAAIALTGANLPAKLDGVPIPNNQVVAVKAGSVLSFDFLKDGVRAYLAVAGGIDVPEVLGSRSTYTLGAIGGFCGRKLQAGDVLPVGAFQGPSHVGKKLPDHLKQALPKQVQVRVLPGLYFHWLTQASGKSFFEDTWQVGPEADRIGYRFKHGRPLEFEPRERPFGAGSDPSNIVDAGYPIGSIQVPGGLEPIVLHRDAVSGGGYAMIGTVISADMDVVAQLQPNFQTQFVAVDMAQALSARAKRNQRLADLRQALLN from the coding sequence ATGGCAATTAAGGTACTACAACCTGGACTTGCAACCACCGTACAGGATGCCGGTCGAATTGGTTATTACCACTTGGGCATTCCGCTTTCAGGCGCGCTTGATCAGTACTCGTTTCGTGCTGCCAATCTCCTGGTCGGAAATTCGGAAGATGCCGCCACACTCGAGATAACGATGCTCGGCCCCAAGCTGGAGTTCATGCATGATGCCGCCATCGCACTGACTGGTGCGAACTTGCCGGCCAAGCTTGACGGCGTTCCCATACCCAACAACCAAGTTGTCGCGGTCAAGGCGGGCAGCGTGCTTAGTTTTGATTTTCTGAAAGACGGCGTGCGCGCCTACCTCGCCGTGGCCGGTGGCATTGATGTGCCGGAGGTGCTTGGCAGCCGTTCAACTTACACCTTGGGGGCCATCGGTGGTTTTTGTGGAAGAAAACTCCAAGCCGGTGATGTGTTGCCCGTGGGGGCTTTTCAGGGGCCATCGCACGTAGGCAAAAAGCTGCCAGATCATTTGAAGCAAGCCTTGCCCAAGCAGGTGCAGGTTCGCGTTCTTCCCGGCTTGTATTTTCACTGGTTGACGCAGGCCTCTGGAAAGTCGTTTTTTGAAGATACATGGCAGGTGGGCCCCGAAGCGGACCGCATCGGCTATCGATTCAAGCATGGCCGTCCGCTGGAATTTGAACCCCGCGAACGCCCCTTTGGGGCTGGTTCCGACCCCTCCAACATCGTCGATGCGGGGTATCCCATTGGCTCGATTCAAGTACCTGGCGGTCTGGAGCCCATCGTTTTGCATCGCGATGCCGTGTCCGGCGGTGGCTACGCCATGATTGGCACGGTCATCAGTGCGGATATGGATGTTGTAGCGCAGCTGCAGCCAAATTTTCAAACCCAATTTGTCGCGGTTGACATGGCGCAGGCCTTGAGTGCGCGCGCCAAACGCAATCAGCGCCTGGCTGATTTGCGACAGGCTCTATTGAATTGA
- the ubiT gene encoding ubiquinone anaerobic biosynthesis accessory factor UbiT, with protein sequence MSAKPLLIPTPLGAMLGRLPAYPGSLFFVTGLNLALSKQLAPDVTQMLLGKKLRLRVTDAHWAFDFEWRNKHFAACQNVGEADLTISASAHDFVLLARRQEDPDTLFFSRRLAMEGDTELGLLVKNTIDAIELPMVNLEPFKPAQVLARLRARWTLRQSH encoded by the coding sequence ATGAGCGCAAAACCGTTGCTGATTCCCACCCCGCTGGGGGCCATGTTGGGGCGCTTGCCAGCCTACCCCGGCTCCCTGTTCTTTGTGACCGGGCTCAATCTGGCGCTGAGCAAACAATTGGCCCCTGACGTCACGCAGATGTTGCTGGGCAAAAAACTGCGCCTGCGCGTGACCGACGCGCATTGGGCCTTTGACTTTGAGTGGCGCAACAAGCACTTTGCGGCGTGCCAGAACGTGGGCGAGGCCGATCTCACCATCAGCGCCAGCGCGCATGACTTCGTGCTGCTGGCCCGGCGCCAGGAAGACCCCGACACGCTGTTTTTCAGCCGCCGCCTGGCCATGGAAGGCGATACCGAGCTGGGCCTGCTGGTCAAAAACACCATTGATGCCATCGAGCTGCCGATGGTGAATCTGGAGCCCTTCAAGCCGGCACAGGTGCTGGCACGACTGCGCGCCCGCTGGACGCTACGGCAATCCCATTGA
- a CDS encoding LysR family transcriptional regulator, which yields MRFSLRQIKYFAATAELGQISRAAVELSVSQSAVTISIRDLEEGLGYKLFIRQSHGMELTDNGRHFLTRAYAILAAVDDARNMPQEIAPVSGELTLAATYTVMGYFLPDHLQRLSLLYPALRIRMLELDRDTIESGLLAQNYDMAMLLTSNVRNPAIQTETLFSSQRRLWVSPQHRFAAKRQVSFADIAQEPFIMLTVDEAADSALRYWHLHGFEPNVALNTKSIEAVRSLVANDLGVAILSDMVYRPWSLEGKRIETIKPVESIPSMNVGLAWRADASMSPAMNTVRQYFKQRYLDPQNPHGSSHR from the coding sequence ATGCGTTTTTCACTGCGACAAATCAAATACTTTGCGGCAACGGCTGAGCTGGGGCAAATCTCCCGTGCTGCCGTTGAGTTGTCGGTGTCGCAATCGGCCGTCACCATCTCAATACGCGACCTGGAGGAAGGCTTGGGGTACAAGCTTTTTATTCGTCAATCTCACGGCATGGAGCTGACCGACAACGGCAGGCATTTTTTGACCCGCGCCTACGCCATTTTGGCGGCCGTGGACGATGCGCGAAACATGCCGCAGGAAATTGCGCCCGTCAGTGGGGAACTGACACTTGCCGCCACCTACACCGTGATGGGTTACTTTTTGCCGGATCATCTGCAGCGTTTGTCGTTGCTGTATCCGGCGCTGCGCATTCGCATGCTCGAGCTTGACCGGGACACGATTGAATCTGGTTTGCTGGCGCAAAACTACGACATGGCGATGCTGCTCACGTCCAATGTACGCAACCCAGCCATTCAGACCGAGACTTTGTTCAGCTCACAGCGCCGCTTGTGGGTTTCGCCGCAGCATCGTTTTGCTGCAAAACGACAGGTCAGCTTTGCCGACATTGCGCAAGAGCCCTTCATCATGCTGACGGTGGATGAGGCTGCCGACTCGGCTCTTCGCTATTGGCATCTGCATGGCTTTGAGCCCAACGTCGCCTTGAACACCAAGTCGATAGAAGCCGTGCGTAGCCTGGTTGCCAACGATCTGGGGGTGGCAATTTTGTCCGACATGGTCTATCGCCCCTGGTCCCTGGAAGGCAAGCGGATCGAGACGATCAAGCCGGTCGAGAGCATTCCCAGTATGAATGTGGGCTTGGCGTGGCGCGCCGACGCAAGCATGAGTCCTGCCATGAATACCGTTCGGCAGTACTTCAAGCAACGCTACCTGGATCCGCAAAATCCGCACGGCTCATCGCATCGTTGA
- a CDS encoding U32 family peptidase, with the protein MKLALGPILYYWPRDEVLAFYDAVAQSPVDIVYLGEAVCSRRHEVRLNDWLDIAAALRDAGKEVVLSTQVLIESGADVTVLHKIAANGQFMVEANDMGAVHCLEGKVPFVAGPHLNIYNVPTLQWMAALGIKRWVMPLEMGRDDLALLLAGCPPGVQTEVFAYGRMPLAFSARCFTARHCNLPKDDCQFKCIEHPDGLVMRTRESEEFLVLNGIQTQSARVHNLLAELPAMRDMGVDVVRISPQSRHTVRIVELFQAVIQGRMGVTAASTELAALMPEKACNGYWYGQPGLEQVAASPEQVS; encoded by the coding sequence ATGAAATTAGCTTTAGGTCCGATCCTGTACTACTGGCCGCGCGACGAGGTGCTGGCTTTTTATGACGCCGTGGCGCAGTCGCCGGTGGACATCGTCTACCTGGGTGAAGCGGTGTGTTCGCGCCGCCACGAGGTGCGGCTCAATGACTGGCTGGACATTGCCGCCGCTTTGCGCGATGCGGGTAAAGAAGTGGTGCTGTCGACCCAGGTGCTGATCGAGTCCGGCGCCGATGTGACGGTGTTGCACAAAATTGCTGCCAACGGTCAATTCATGGTCGAGGCCAACGACATGGGTGCAGTGCACTGCCTGGAAGGCAAAGTGCCTTTTGTCGCCGGGCCGCACCTGAACATCTACAACGTGCCGACGCTGCAATGGATGGCGGCTCTGGGCATCAAGCGCTGGGTGATGCCGCTGGAGATGGGGCGCGATGATCTGGCGCTGCTGCTGGCCGGTTGCCCGCCGGGTGTGCAAACCGAGGTGTTTGCCTATGGCCGCATGCCGCTGGCCTTTTCTGCCCGCTGTTTCACCGCGCGCCACTGCAATTTGCCCAAGGACGATTGCCAGTTCAAATGTATTGAGCACCCGGATGGTTTGGTGATGCGCACGCGCGAGAGCGAAGAGTTTCTGGTGCTCAACGGCATCCAGACCCAATCGGCCCGCGTCCACAACCTGCTGGCGGAGTTGCCGGCCATGCGGGACATGGGCGTGGATGTGGTGCGTATCAGCCCGCAGTCGCGGCATACGGTGCGCATTGTCGAGCTGTTCCAAGCGGTGATCCAGGGCCGGATGGGCGTGACTGCGGCCAGCACTGAACTGGCCGCGCTGATGCCGGAAAAAGCCTGCAATGGCTACTGGTACGGCCAGCCGGGGCTGGAGCAGGTCGCTGCAAGCCCGGAACAGGTGTCCTAG